GGTGAACGACAGCCAGGTGCGACGCCTGGCCGTGTCCGCGCTGACCGGGCTCTCACAGGTCGAGGTGCGCGGTGTGACGACCCGCGCGGCCCGGTTGGACGAGGCAATCACGGAACTGGTCGACCAGGCGCCCGAGCAGCAGTCGGCCTCGGCACACGACACGATCGGACCGCCCGAGGAGGAACGGTGAGCTCTACCGAGGAACAACTGCTCGACATCGCCGAGCGGTCGCCCGGCGCGGTGAGCGACTGGCTGGACGACCTCGGCGAGGCCGGCGCCGTCGACGTCGCCGCCGCGACGCTGGCCGAGATCGCCGCCCGCGCGACGTTGCTCGAGCCGCCGGACCGCGAGGTGCCGGTGCAACTCGACCTCGGCTTGGGCGCGCGACGCATACCGTTCGTGCTCGTCCTGGGTCCGGAGCCCAAGGTCGTGCCGGGCTCTGACCCGACGTCGGAACTGCTGGTGCGCCAAGACCTCGCCGAGCTGATCGGCCTGGTGTTCGGGCCCGCCCCGGCCACGGCGACGCGGGAGGTGCTGCCCGCCGAGCAACCCGACCCGCGCGTGGTCGGGCACGTGGACCGGTCGTACCTGGCGCGTGCGGCGCGGCAGTTCACCGCGGCGTGCGACGCGCCGCTGCGCGACCTGACGGAGCTGGCTGTGCGCTTCGGGTCGGACAAGTGGGGCGAGCACTGGTACGCGACCCACTACGACCGGCACTTCGCTCCGCTGAAGGACAAGCGGGTCACCGTGCTGGAGCTGGGCATCGGCGGCTACGACGACCCGGCTGCGGGTGGGGCGTCATTGCAGATGTGGCGGCACTACTTCCGGCGCGGCGTCGTCCACGGCCTCGACCACTTCCCCAAGACCGGTCTGCGGGCGCCCCGGCTGCACACGCACTGCGGTGACCAGAGCGACGCGGCGTTCCTGGAACGGCTGGAGACCGGACCGCTGGACATCGTGATCGACGACGGCAGCCACCTCAGCCACGACGTCATCAGCTCGTTCCGCGCGCTGTTCCCCAAGCTGAGGCCCGGCGGGCTCTACGTCGTGGAGGACCTCCAGACGTCCTACTGGCCAGGCTGGGGCGGCGATCGCCACGACCTGGACAACCCCGGCACCTCCGTGGGCATGCTCAAGTCGCTTGTGGACGGACTCAACCACCGCGAGTTCGGCCGTGATCCGTCCTACTCGGACGCGCACACCACCGCACTCCACTTCTACCACAACATGGCCTTCATCGAGAAGGGCGTGAACTCCGAGAGGCCGGCCCCCTCCTGGGTGCCGCGGGACGAGAACCCGTTCGCGGCCGGCCTGGCCACTCCGGACGAATGAAACGAGGAGCGAGATGGGCGACACCCGCGAGCTGTACCTGGACCTGATGAAGCGCGTGCTGATCAACACGATCTACCGCGACGCGGCGATCCAGGAGTTCGACTACGGCGACGGAGAGGAGGTCGAGCACCGACTCGTCGGCCGCGACTGGCCCAGCGTCGCGCACACCATGATCGGCCTCAAACGGCTGGACAACCTCCAGCAGTGCGTGGAGACCGCGCTGCGCGAAGGCGTTCCCGGCGACCTGATCGAGACCGGGGTGTGGCGCGGCGGCGCATCGATATTCATGCGCGCCGTCGTCCGCGCGCACGGGGACACCGACCGCACCGTGTGGGTCGCCGACTCCTTCCAGGGGATGCCGGAGGTCGCCGAGGACGGCTACCCCGCGGACCGGGCGATGGAACTGCACAAGTACAACGACGTGCTGGCCGTGTCGCTGGACACCGTGAAGCACAACTTCGAGCGCTACGGCCTGCTGGACGACCAGGTGCGCTTCCTGCCCGGGTGGTTCGCCGACACGCTGCCCGACGCACCCGTGGAACGGCTGGCGGTGATGCGCCTGGACGGCGACCTGTTCGAGTCCACGACGGTGGCGTTGGAAAGCCTCTACCCCAAGCTGTCCCCCGGCGGTTTCGCGATCATCGACGACTACGTGATCCCCGCGTGCGCGGAGGCGGTCCACAGCTACCGCGACGCACACGGTGTCTCCGAGCCGATCGTGGACATCGACGGCACCGCCGCCTACTGGAGGAAGACCGCATGATCACCGAATCCGTCCGGGACCTGATGATGCTCTTGGCACGGCTCGTCATCGGCGTCACGTTCATCGCACACGGCCTGCTCAAGGTGGAGGACGTGCCCGGAGCCATCGCCGGGTTCCGGGCGGGTGGCATCCCGCTGCCCACCCTGTCCTACTGGTTCACCGTCATCGTGGAGTTCGGCGGCGGAGCGGCCATGATCGTCGGGCTGGCGCTTCCGCTGGTAGGCGTGCTGTTCGCCGTCGTCACCGGCGGCGCGATGGTGTTCGTCCACGGGCCGCAGGGGTTCTACGTCCACGAGCAGGGTTACGAGTACGTGCTCGTGCTCGCCGTGGTGAGCCTTGCCCTCGGCGCCAGCGGTGGCCGCATCGCGCTGGACGAACTGCTGGCGCGCCGGTGGTCGACGTGGGCGTGGCTGACCGGGCGCAGCGCTCACGCCAGACGAGAGTCCGTCCCGGCGTGAGCACCGGGCGGGGTGGGCCCCCCACCCACCCCGCCCGGAC
This is a stretch of genomic DNA from Saccharothrix ecbatanensis. It encodes these proteins:
- a CDS encoding class I SAM-dependent methyltransferase, translated to MSSTEEQLLDIAERSPGAVSDWLDDLGEAGAVDVAAATLAEIAARATLLEPPDREVPVQLDLGLGARRIPFVLVLGPEPKVVPGSDPTSELLVRQDLAELIGLVFGPAPATATREVLPAEQPDPRVVGHVDRSYLARAARQFTAACDAPLRDLTELAVRFGSDKWGEHWYATHYDRHFAPLKDKRVTVLELGIGGYDDPAAGGASLQMWRHYFRRGVVHGLDHFPKTGLRAPRLHTHCGDQSDAAFLERLETGPLDIVIDDGSHLSHDVISSFRALFPKLRPGGLYVVEDLQTSYWPGWGGDRHDLDNPGTSVGMLKSLVDGLNHREFGRDPSYSDAHTTALHFYHNMAFIEKGVNSERPAPSWVPRDENPFAAGLATPDE
- a CDS encoding TylF/MycF family methyltransferase, coding for MGDTRELYLDLMKRVLINTIYRDAAIQEFDYGDGEEVEHRLVGRDWPSVAHTMIGLKRLDNLQQCVETALREGVPGDLIETGVWRGGASIFMRAVVRAHGDTDRTVWVADSFQGMPEVAEDGYPADRAMELHKYNDVLAVSLDTVKHNFERYGLLDDQVRFLPGWFADTLPDAPVERLAVMRLDGDLFESTTVALESLYPKLSPGGFAIIDDYVIPACAEAVHSYRDAHGVSEPIVDIDGTAAYWRKTA
- a CDS encoding DoxX family protein translates to MITESVRDLMMLLARLVIGVTFIAHGLLKVEDVPGAIAGFRAGGIPLPTLSYWFTVIVEFGGGAAMIVGLALPLVGVLFAVVTGGAMVFVHGPQGFYVHEQGYEYVLVLAVVSLALGASGGRIALDELLARRWSTWAWLTGRSAHARRESVPA